Within the Prevotella scopos JCM 17725 genome, the region GAATCCATACGGCTAATGCCGCCATTCTTGCCGCAAGGCAGATGGCCAGGGACATGAAGAAGGTGGCTTGATAAAAAGATAAGGTGATTTTATATCCATCCATAGGCAGGTGTGGAAGGGACAGGTGTGCCCATACGGATCGACATTTGAGATTTTTGAGCAGAAAACACTGCAAATTCTTTTTCTAGGAACTTTTCCAAGAAAAAGAATTCAGTTTTTGAATGCTCTTGGCAGGTTCAGGAGTGAATTAACTGAAATTCCCTAAATTATATGTGTATCCACACAAAATATCTACGATCCCCGTCAGAGGCTTTTAGCTTCGAGAGTGGTTTGTTGCCTTGGTATTGTTAATATGCTTTGCCAAAAGGGTTACACCCTCTGCATCAAACGTATCTGTCTTATAAGACTTCTCGTCAGAGGCTTTTAGTTTCAGTTGGTTAGTAACACTAACCAACTGGCTATTTTCTTTTCTTAGTTTGATTTTGAGATACTTCCAATAGTTTCTCGTCTTTTGATAATCATCCTGCTCGTTAATCGCAGCGATGATGTCCAGCACGGAGAACCACCACTTACTGTGTTCCTCGTCCCATACCGCCCTCACTTCACGGTCGTTGAAAAAACGAATAGATTTTTTATGTTGTTCTTTATGCGCTTCCATAGATGGGAATTTAGTTGTTCGTTTTATTATTTTTAATCTCCCAATAGCCATTGCGCTTACCATTTTTGCGTTCAAGAATGCCTTGTACAGATAATTTTACGGTCATCGTCTTTACCGTTCGTTCTGATTTTCCGATATGCACAGCTATTTCTTTTTGCGTTGCATTCGGTTTCTCTTTAATAAAGTTGAGTAATGCTAATTCTTCTAAAGTGCAATTCAAAGTGCAAATATTGCACTTTGGGTCATTACCTGTTGCACTTTGACTTTCTGCCGACACGTGCAGGTATCTATTCTTCAATTCATTCTGCTCACCTAATATCAAATTGCGAAAGAAAGCTTCAAGGTATTGCATTGTAGCAAAAACGCCTTTAGGCATATTGTTATAGTTGGCTCGAACCAGTGCGTTACGAAAATACCACGAATAGTTAGCAAAGGTTTCGTTGCTGATGTCGAAACCAAATATACGCAGATACTTAATAGTAAAAACTGCCGTTGTACGGGTATTGCCCTCCCCGAACGGATGAATTTGCCAAAGGTCAGAAACAAATTGTGAGATATGGCTCACAGCTTCTGCTATATTATGATGCTTATAATCGTATTCTTTTTCACGGGCAAAGTCGTAATCCAGCGTTTCACGGATACTATCAGCACCAGCATATAGTACCGTTTCTCCATTCAACATCCATTCCTTTTTCGTAATGTTATAATCTCTTATCTTTCCTGCATGCTCATAGATGCCTTCAAACAAACGACGATGAATTGAAATATATTCCAATGGCGAGAATGTAAAGCTCTGTTCAGATAGTAATTCGGTAATACGCGCCGAAACTTTATCTGCCTCTTCCGTCCTATCCCCGACCTCCTTACGAGCAGTCTTTGACTCATAATAGCTATTGACGAGCTGCTTCACCTCCTCAATCGTGATGTCCCCCTCAATATGCTGGCGAGCAGTTTCACGCAAATAATCAGAAGTCTTCAAGCCATCAACAGCCTGCAAGCCAATAGCCGTCTGCCACGCATAACCTTTCTCTCGTTTATGCGGTTCGCTCTGTCGGATATACTCTTCAAAGTCGGTTATCATACTATTTATGAATTAAAATCGAATCGATTTCTTACTGTACCCTTTATGTTCTTCCATAAGCAGGTTCTTAGTCACTATGCCTACAAAATAGTGTCTTACAAAGGTAGCAAAAAAATCTATATGCAGAAAAAGACAAGGTCATTTTTATTAAGAATATATTTCACACCTGAATATCAATAAAGCAAACATAGTTTTGTTTTAAGTTGCTGTCACTTTTAACATTTCACGCAACGAACAGATTATAAACCACTTATAGCACGTTGAAACGTGACAGCAGTGACAGCAACTTTGAAAGTATATTCAGATAGCAACTAACGTCTTTAGTTAGGGTTGACGGACTGATCTATACAGCTTCGTATCGCCACCAAATACTCTGTTCCGTGCGAAGAATGTTTACTGTGGAGGTTCGGGATGTTGGCAAGGAGACGGCCGAAATGGGAAAGGCTTGTCAGGTGTAGTTGACTGCCATATCGCTGACGGAGAAGACTAAAGATGGAGGCGGCTGTCATATAGGCACCCTTCGTCAGGTCCTTAGGGATGGAAAAACACTCGAAGAAGAGAGACTCTGCAGGAGTACGTTGCTGATACTGCATGTTGTTTGCCATAATCTCTTGGGTGTCAGCCTCATCAAACCAGTAACGCCGGCCAGCCTCAAGTTCGGCAACCGCCTGCGCATAAAGCTGCTCATAGTCTATGCGGTCGGGCAGACGGATGGGACCAGTCAGCGTAACCGCTATGAAACGGCGACAGCCACTGGGGTCGCTAAAGACGTCCGAGACATTTGCTGTGGCAATGAAAGAGGCTACACGTGGCAACGTGACTTGCTGTAGGCAGTAAGGCTGACGGAGTTTTACGTTTGCAAGTTGCATAACGTTCTTCAAAAATCCGTCCTGCGTCTTAGCAGATAGCGTGTTGAACTCGTCGATATTGATAAGCAGCGACTGTGTCATTGCCCGCAGCGTGTTCTGTTTCTCACTGATAACAAGGTTGTCATTATAGCCCCACTGCAACGCTTCAGGCAGCAAGCGTTTACAGAAGGTAGATTTTCGATAGCCCTGTCGTGAGATGAGTAGCGGTGCAACACTGTTTCCATGTGCTGTATCTAAGCCCATCCATTGTGCCACCATTGCAAGAAACCATGTATGGAACCAGTCTGCCCACCGTGCATTGTCATTAGGTACACAGTCAGCCAAAGCCTTGATATGGTCCTTTCCATCCCATCGTCCACGCAGGCTATTGAGGAAGTCATCTACAGGATTAAAAACTTTGACAAAACCTGAGCTAGTATAACGTCGGATATCCTTATCCCATGCATTAATACCATCAAGTCGTGCTTTAATGGCGATAGTGTTGAGTATGCGTTCATCGGCTGGCACAAACGATTCGTTACTTCCAGCCTTTCGAATTTCCGTACAACCCAAGGCTGTGTTATACCGCATTTCATACTTCCGCTCGAGATAGTCGAGCAGCCGATGGGTTATGTCATTTTTAAGTTTAGCCGCTTTGCGGTTACGTTGATTAGCAACTTTGATTTTCTTAAGATTATTTTTGTGCATAAAAACAAGTTTTAAAGGTAAAAGAGTAAAAATTAAAAGGAAAAAGGAAAAGCGTAAAATAGATGCGCATTATATTTCCAAGATGTTAATGCTAATAGCGATTGCATTTTGCAAGTGCGTACATTATGACCAGCACCAACTGTGCGGAGGGCAAGCACGACTTGTGCGGAGCATCAACACATAATGTGCAGGGCATGACTACTAACACTTCCACACCATCTGGTAATGGTCGTAAACACGTGGCGTAGTGTAGCCATAACGTTGGAAAAGTTCATCAACCCAGTGCTGTTCTACTTCTTCTAATTTCTTTGTACCTCGATGATAACGATAATAGATGAAGCGACTACCGAAGTAGTTCTCCAGAGTAGAGCGTAGAGGACGATAATCACAATGCTTCACATCATCAAAGAGATGCGAAAATCCCCACGCCATCCGTTCTGTCTTCATTGTGTGAAACTCCTTACAGCTG harbors:
- a CDS encoding VapE domain-containing protein, yielding MHKNNLKKIKVANQRNRKAAKLKNDITHRLLDYLERKYEMRYNTALGCTEIRKAGSNESFVPADERILNTIAIKARLDGINAWDKDIRRYTSSGFVKVFNPVDDFLNSLRGRWDGKDHIKALADCVPNDNARWADWFHTWFLAMVAQWMGLDTAHGNSVAPLLISRQGYRKSTFCKRLLPEALQWGYNDNLVISEKQNTLRAMTQSLLINIDEFNTLSAKTQDGFLKNVMQLANVKLRQPYCLQQVTLPRVASFIATANVSDVFSDPSGCRRFIAVTLTGPIRLPDRIDYEQLYAQAVAELEAGRRYWFDEADTQEIMANNMQYQQRTPAESLFFECFSIPKDLTKGAYMTAASIFSLLRQRYGSQLHLTSLSHFGRLLANIPNLHSKHSSHGTEYLVAIRSCIDQSVNPN
- a CDS encoding DUF6078 family protein, which produces MFTDFSDMPKDWAVCFMHDCILKEQCLRYYAGETAPLDQHAALVVLPSARNGNSCKEFHTMKTERMAWGFSHLFDDVKHCDYRPLRSTLENYFGSRFIYYRYHRGTKKLEEVEQHWVDELFQRYGYTTPRVYDHYQMVWKC
- a CDS encoding Fic family protein translates to MITDFEEYIRQSEPHKREKGYAWQTAIGLQAVDGLKTSDYLRETARQHIEGDITIEEVKQLVNSYYESKTARKEVGDRTEEADKVSARITELLSEQSFTFSPLEYISIHRRLFEGIYEHAGKIRDYNITKKEWMLNGETVLYAGADSIRETLDYDFAREKEYDYKHHNIAEAVSHISQFVSDLWQIHPFGEGNTRTTAVFTIKYLRIFGFDISNETFANYSWYFRNALVRANYNNMPKGVFATMQYLEAFFRNLILGEQNELKNRYLHVSAESQSATGNDPKCNICTLNCTLEELALLNFIKEKPNATQKEIAVHIGKSERTVKTMTVKLSVQGILERKNGKRNGYWEIKNNKTNN